In the Raineyella fluvialis genome, CGGCGGAGGTGATGGACCCCTTCCACGTCGTCGCCCTCGCCGGAGACAAGCTCGACCAGACCAGACAGCGGATCCAGCAGGCCACCCGCGGGCATCGGGGCCGGTCGGGTGACCCGCTCTACGGCATCCGCCGGGCGTTGCGGACCAGCGCCGGCCTGCTCACCGACAGGCAGATTGCCCGGATCGGAGCGGTGTTCGCCGACGACGCCCACGTCGCCGTCGAGGCCACCTGGGGCGTCTACCAGCGGGTGATCGAGGCCTACCGACAGCCGTCACGGGCCGACGGCAAGCAGATGATGACAGCGCTGATCGCCTCGATCTCCCACGGGGTCCCGAAGGCGTTGGGTGAGGTGATCACGCTGGGACGGACACTGAAACGCCGCCGCACCGACATCTTGGCCTACTTCGACCATCCCGGCACCTCGAACGGGCCGACGGAGGCGATCAACGGCCGACTGGAACACCTACGCGGCACCGCCCTCGGCTTCCGGAACCTTGTCCACTACCGGCTACGAGCACTGCTCGACACCGGGGGCTTCAGACCCCGACTCCACTCTCTTTTGTGAAGAGCCCTTTGCCCTTGTCTCGTGTGGGAAGGCCAAGCGGTCAGCTCCGAGCGCCGCCGCGGATCTCTACACGTCGGATAGCTTCCGCAAGCGTCGCGCGATCGCCGAGGATGCCGGACGAGCGTGGTTCATCCTGTCTGCCCAGCACGGTCTAGTGCCGCCGGACGAGGTCCTCGCGCCATACGACCTGGCGCTCGCCGAGACCGGCCCGGACTACCGCTCCGCCTGGGGAGCCTGGGTCGTCGCGAAGCTGATGCACAAGGTCGGCCCGTTGAACAGCAAGTCGGTGCTCGTCCTGGCACCCGCCGCGTACGCCGATGCGATCAGACCGCACCTCCAGCAGGCCGGAGCCCGGCTCAAGGAGCCTCTGGTCGGCCTGCGCCAGGGCGAACAAGGCGCATGGCTGGCAGCCGAAGTCAGACGCCACCGTCTCGCAGGTGGGGGACCGGCCACTACCGCGGCTCCCGTAACGGTGGCTTCGGTTGACGACCACGTGCGCGAAGCCCGGGACGCGGCCGTTGCTGCTGCCCTGGTGGCCTACCGCGAGAGCAACGAGAAGCTGCATGAATCGCGACTCGGATATGCCGACACGGCCGAGGCCGACGAATTACTGCAGACTGATCCGTTCGCCTTCCTCCTCGGCGTCGTGCTCGACGAAGGCATCCGGGCCGAACGGGCATGGGGAGGCCCACTCGAGCTGAAGAAGCGCCTGGGACACCTGGATCCGTGGCGAGTGCGCGACCAACGCGACGACGTCCGCGCGGCGGTGGCCGGCCCGCCGGCGCTCCACCGCTTCGTCGAGATCATGGCCGAGGCGATCGTCGATGCCGCCGACCGGGTGTGCTCCACGTACGGCGGTGACGCGAGCCGGCTCTGGGCGCCGGGATCCACGGCTGCCCAGGTCGACGCACGGCTCCGGAAGTTCCGCAAGATCGGACCTAAGAAGGCAGCCATGGCCGTGGAACTGCTCGTGACCCACTTCGGCATCGAGCTCGCCGAACTCCAAGGAACCAACGTCGCCTACGACGTGCACGTGCGGCGGGTGTTCCTCCGCACCGGGCTCGTCGATCGCGACGACATCCGCGAAGTCACCCGGGCCGCGCGATCCCTGTACCCCGCTCGGCCCGGCTACCTGGACCTGCCCGCCTGGCTGATCGGGCGAGGCTGGTGCCACGCCACTGGGCCCGACTGCGCTCAGTGCCCCTGGGCGATGTCTGCCCGATGCTGACTGATCGAAACGTGTCCTAATGAGCCGCCTATTGGAGGGGTGAACTCCAAGGCGTCAATCACCTGGCACGCAGCTAGGCGGTGTCGATGGCTGACTGGATCTCCTTGGCTACAGGCGCCTTCTCGTTCATCCACACTCGGGCGTAGACGTCAACAACCAAGGGCCAGACCTTCTGGATTCCATCTTCGACGGAGTGGATGTCGTCGGCCAGCGGTCCCCATACGACGAAGTCATGAGGGATGATGCGACCGGCTGCGTCTACGCGGTTCAGCGGATCGAGAAAGCGCAGCGCCACCCGCTCCTCGGCGCGTCGGGATACCTCGACGTCATCCTCGATGCCCGCGAAGGCACGCTCATACGCTGACAGCGGATCGGAGTAGCCTCCAAACAGGAGGAAGCGAAATCCCCAGGACCGGCCGCGGGTGGCCCAAATGAGGTCTACCACGGGCTTTTGACCAGCAAGCGGTCCTTCACACCGCGGTCCAAGTCAAGCCGAAACTGCGTGAGGGTCGCCGTGAGATAGTCCCTGTTCGCGAGCGCTTGCGCATGGATCTCCTCGAGTTTCGCCCCACCCGACTTGATGAGTTCTGCCAGCGCGGGAACGGCGAGTGGTGCGAGGACCGGGCCAACCTTGGGAACCTTGCTCAGGACCTTGGTGAGCAAGGTTCCTGCCGCACCTGTGAGAACCACGGCGAACTCGTTGGCGTGGTCGACCAGTCCCCCCAGCATCCTGAGAGGCATATCGACCTTTTCTGCCCACTGTGCGACCCGTTCAAGAGGAAGCATCGTGGCCACCGGGAGGATGAGGTCGAGGCCGACCCGCTCAGTCACCTCGATCTTGCCAGGCTCGAACTTGGCCGAGGACAGCAGCATGAAGTCTTCGCCGAGCGACAAGGCCTCGGGCGCCTGGACGAAACCCTTGAGCGTCTGCTGCAGCATGACGATGTCACCCGCAGCCTTCTCAACGAGCAGGTCCTTGAACCCTTGGACATCCAACTCAGGGTGCAAGTCCGCCTTTGAGAGGGCGAGGATCCAGATGCGCGGAAACTCCTCCAGTGGCTTGCCATCCGCCAAGATGTCGTCCTTGAGTTTCTCCAGCCCGACGCGCAGACCCCCGAGCATCATCCTGAAGTACTTCTCCTCCTCACCCGCGTAGTCGAGGAGCTTTTGCCCGTCGACCAGCACGAGAGCGACGTCGGACTTTAGGAGCTTGGTGAAGGTCTCGACCCGACGCCGGGACACTTCGTCACTGCTCGGATCCTGCTCGAACCATTGGCCTGGGTAGTCGTGCCAGACCAAGCGCAGCGCACCAAACGAACTTGATGGGGCGGCCGCCGCCCCATCCCCATCCTTCGGCCTGATCGTGAAGGAGTACGGAACCGCATCGAAACGATTGGTCGGCGGAACCTGCGCAGCTTTGCTCATCTTGAGGTAGTTGGCATGCAGGCGAAGGCCCTGGCTGGTGTCGTCGGCCAGTACTTGGTACAAGTTGCTGCTGAGAAATGAGGGTTCCTGGGTCGCGCCATAGAACGACGAAAGTAGGACGGTCTTGCCGCTGCCGCTTTCCCCAAAAACGGCAATGTTCTGTTCCTTCACCTTCGGCGCCATGTCAGTCACTGCCACTTTCGATCGGGAACGGATGTGTGATGGCAACAGTATCGGCCTCGGCTCGGACGAGCGTCGCCGGAGGTCCCGCGGTGGTCACACGATGGGCCTTGCCAGCTGCTCCATCCCACCGATCGCTCATCGGCGCGCTCAGGTCCAGCCGCAGCTTCTCCAACTCCTCCGGACTCGCCTCCGAGTAGTGCACCTTCAGAAGCTCGAGCATGTCCTCCTGCCGTGGCTGCCCGAAGGTCAGTCGGTACAGCGCCACGTCCCGCTTGATCTCGTCCAGCCGCGCGGAGTCGATGCTGAGCGGAAATGGCGCCACATGGCGCTCGATGCGCGCCGGCCCGGGATACACCCAATGCGGAGCGAACTCTCCCAGCCGTTCCCGCTCGTCCTCGGCCAACTCGTACGCCACCCGCCAGGGGTTCGGCTCCTCATTCGTGAGGATCGCCCTACGGTGCCGTGCCGCAATATTGCGGCGCACTGCGTGGCCGTCGAAGCGGTCAACGCGGCCCTCCCGTTGCTCGAAGTCGATGGGGTTGGCCGGCGTGTTCCAGTGCATCACCGCATGGCACCACCAGTGGAAGTCGACGCCCTCCTGTCCCACGCTCGTGGTGGCCAGCACGAAGGGCCAGAACGGACTGTTGAAGGCCTGGCGGACGACCGGCTGCCTGTTGCTCTCCTCAGTCGCGCGTCGACTGCCGAATCGCAGGGCGAAGCGCGCTCGGATCCTCTGCTGCTTACCGGGATCATCGGGATCGAACAGTTCGTACGTGGCCGGGCGCAGTTCGAGTGCCGTGGCGACGGAGCGCGCGACGTCCATGAGCCCGTCGTCGTCCAGGGCGGCACCTCCCTGGGCGGCATGGACGTGATGGACGAACTCGTCGAGCACTGCCTGCAGATTGCCCCAGGCGCAGTACTGCAACACCTTGTGCCAGTAGGGCACCTGCTCGGGGATGAGCTGGTCGAGCAACAGGACGGTCTCGGGCCTGGAGAACAAGGTGCGGAAGGCCGACGACATGCGTGCCGCTGCCTGCCAGAGTCCTGTCTCGGTGACCTGCGGCTGCGTAGCGGCGATGCGTGACAGTGCGCGGTAGGCGGCGTTGCCAGGGCTGTGGGTCGCGACCCGGGCGATCAGGTCGAGCGTCTCGTCAGTGACGGTGCGGTCCTGCTGTTGGCCGCGGATCCGCAGGGCCAGCTCGATGTGTCGGAACCGGCGCTCGCTGCTCTGCCTGCTCGTGTCGGATCCGCCCGGGCCCGAGTCCTGGTCATCACCGGTGGAGCCGCTGGCGGCATCCTGAACCCGGTCAGCGGTCAGACCCTCCGGTGTCGAGTCCGGGCGCCGAAGCGCCTCGTACCAGTGAGACGCCCGCTGGCCGGCTGTGTCAGGGAGATCGACGCGATGATCGTCACGCAGCCGTTCCACCACGGTGGCATGCAACCGCTGCGGGTCGAGGTGTTTGCTCTCTTCTCCACGATGCAGATCGGGGCGCCGAGGGTCCCCGACGCGGGCGAGGCCCGGCATCGGCCAGAAGATCGCCAGGGTCGACATCGACGAGGGTCGTTCCCGCTCACCCTCAGGGTCCATCCGGTAGCCGAGCAGGTTGCGGCGATTGTGCCGGTCCTTGTCCCGTTCCTTCGCCGTCATGCCCCGGTAGGTCTCGCCAGCCCCCAGCCGATCGGCCTCATAGCTGAGCAGGGAGGCGACCGCACCCGGGGTCGCTGTCCACGACGAGAAGATCAGGCGCTTGGTCACGTCCTGCGCGAACTCCTCGGCGTACGGCCCGCTCGGGGTCAGGTACGGCAGCGACGGCGGCACCCACAGCAGCTTCCACCAGCCCTGGTCGACGGTTCGGGCGGCCAGCTCGCGTAGCCGGGCGTTGCCCATGTCGATGGGCTCGTAGGCATCGAGGGCTCCGAAGTCGATCTGCTGGGTCCGGTCCAGCAGGGCACGAACCTCGCCAGCGCGTGATGGATCGGCCAGCGCGGCCCGGACCTGGTCGGCGACCTTGTAGCCGTCCATGAAGTTGACGAAATAGGGTGCGGACTTCCAGTAGCTCACCGGGAACGGGGCGCCGACCTGGCGAGCGACCTGCTGCATGGCGACGTATCCCCGCAGGTCGTCAGCCGGTGGCGGGGCGAGCGGGACTGCGCGCTCGCTGGTCATGGTGGAGGTCAGCAGACGCGGCCGTTCAGTGCGTTCCATCACGCTGAGCAGGCGGTCGCGGACCTGGTGGGTGAGGTCGGCCGCACCACGACCGGTCACCACGGCGTTGCGGTAGTCCCGCAGTGCCTCGGCGATCCCGTCGGTGACCGCACCCTCCCGGCCTCCGGCCAGGAAGCGGACGATCTCGAGGAAGTCGCGGTGGTGGTCGTCACCGCTCTGGGCCTCCTCGGCGTAGGTGAACGGCTTGAACGGCGTGGCCGAGAGCAGCAGCACCTTGGCCCGGTGGTCGGTGCCCTCCTCGTTGTAGTTGAACAGGTGGTGGGCCAGCTCGCCGGCTTCGCTGTCCTCCACCAGCAGGTCCCGGAACCGTTGGAACTCGTCGAGGATCACGAGGTCAGGGGTGAGCAATCGGACACTCTCCCGGGCCAGCAGTGCGCGCAGTCGGGCGACCAAGGGCCAGGCGACGTCCCACTTCTTGCTGTAGCGGACATCCTGCAGCAGGTCCTCGAACTCATCGAGCAGGCTGCGCTCCCCCGCAGCCGCAGCGGCGAGGAAGGGACGGGAGATGGCGGGGTCGAGGCAGTCGGGAAGTTCGGGATCGTCTAGAGCTTCGACGATGGGTGCGCGGCCGTGGGTGAGCTGCCTACGCAGATCGCTCACGTACCAGTCCCGGAACCGTCCCGAGGTCGATACGGTGCCCTGCAACACCTGGAGCGCCCCCTTCGCCCGCCAGCCGGTGAGCCGCATCTTCTTCTCGAGCAGGAGGTAGAGCATCGCCCGCTCCTGCGCCGTCCCAGACCGCCAACTGCTGCTGAACGACGTCCCTGGCGTGAAGGAGACCAGGTTGACGGCCTTCATCAGGCCGTCATCACCGGGCTGGGTGAAGTCGCGCGAGTGCTTGGCGAGCAAGGTCAACCGGCTGGCGATGCCGTGCTGGGCTCCACCGGTGACGTTGAGCTTGCGCAGGTTCTGATGGGCCAGGTCGAGGTTGGAGCAGACGTAGACGACGTCGATCCGGTCGACGTGGTCGTTGCGCTGCAGTCGCTCGACGGTGCGCGCGATGACGCCGCGAGCGACGATGGTCTTGCCCAGGCCCGTCTCGTCCGCAACGAGGAAGCGGTCTGTCGGGTCGTCACCGTAGAAGCGGTCGATGACGTGCTCGACGGTGTTGCGCTGGAAGCTGGTGAGGCCATCCAGGACGGGTTGGGCCACGAACGCTCGGCGCTCACTCATCGTCGCGCCTCCCTCGGCTCGAGAACGTCCATCACGGTCGCCCAAAGCTCGTCGAAGCCCTGCGGCAGCACGTTGCGCCCTTGGTCGGTCGCCCGGAGACGACGGACCAACCGGTCCAGGTCTCGAAGTGCTTCCGGACGGTCGGCCAGTGCCCGGACGACGAGTTCGAAAATGCCAGTACTTCCCCCGAATGCCGGATCCCAGGCGCCCCCGGACTGTCCGTCGGGCCCCGTTGTCGCAGTCCACAGGGCGGCGGGATCGCTGAGTCCGAGCAGGAGCGACAGGAAGCGCAGGAACTTCTCAGGGGTATCGACCTGGCGGGCCAGCACCTCGTCGAGCCGGTTCGGCGGGTCGTTCTCCAGGGGTGCGTGCACGACGGTGCTGACGGTCACGCCGTGGGGATCGGTGACGCGCATCGTGACGAACGGCGTGATGTCGGGCAGCACGACCTGGAAGCACGCGTCAGTCCGACCGGACTCGGTCTGAGTGCGGCTGATCCCGGGCTGTGTGAGCAGGGCGAGCTGGACGACGTGGTCAGCCGGGATGGCCAGCTCGGTCTCGCTGGTCAGGTGCAGCTGGTAGGTGCCGTCGACGTGCTCAACGGTGATTCCGAAGGGAACCGCGGCCAGCGTACGCAGCAGGTTCTCCAGGTCGCGGACCGCGGCGTCCTCCTCCGGGATCGGATGGTCGGCGCCGGGGGCGTACGCCTGCAGCAGGGTTCGGAGGTTGGCGCTCGTCTGGGGGTCGTCCGGCAGCGTCATCATGGCGTCGACGCCCAGGTGCTGGGACCGGCCGACCAGTTCGACCACGAACTCGACGTTGCCTCCGTAGGCGGCCGAGGTGGCGTTGGCCGAGCCGATGAAGACGTGGGTCTCACCGCGGTTGCGCTCCACGACGGTGACCTTGGCATGCAGGCCCACCAGTTCGCTGGCCGAGGACCCGGGTTCCTTCGTGCTGCCCGGCTGGGCGGACCTGGCATCTCCTGCCTCTGTCGTCGTCGCTTCGACCGCGGTGATGTCCGCATTCGCCAAGGGGTCGAGGACGAAAACCGCCTCCCCGCCGGGACGTCGTAGGCCGGCAAGGGACTCGGGCCCCAGGGCATCCAGCGCCTCCGGGCGGGAGACCAGTGCCACGTCCCTGGTGTTGGCACCGCTGACGTGGCGAATGCCGGCGGCGTCGAGGAAGGGGGAAATGACGAGGTGGCGGTAGCCGGTGAAGTCGGGCTCAGCCCGAAGGCGAGGCACACCGAAGGCGTGGAAGTGCATCTCACTGACGTGGTCGGGCAGGGACCAGTCCACTCGCTCGGCACGGTCGGCCAAGTCGTTCACCCGGGCGAGTCGCTCGGGCGCCAGGTCGGTGACGGCCCAGTTGGGCAGCTGTCGGAGGAACCGGGCCAGCGACCGGTTGCTGTCGTGGCGACGACCGCCGGCGATCCCCTCGAGAGTGACGACGGCATCCCATGCGCGGCTGTCAGCCAAGTTCCGGGTCGAGCAGATCAGTCGATAGGCGTCCGGAAGGTCCTCCGCGGTGTAGCGCAGGAACCAGATCTTGGGATGGAAGAGGTATCCGGGCCGCGGACGGTGGACGGGGTGCAGCATCGGCTCGAGGAAAGCCATCAGGTCGGATGCCTGCTGGGGGACGGCGATCTGGCCGGCTTGGCAGAAGATGTCGACGCGGTCGGCGCAGGCTCGTACCGCCTCCAGCGCGGCGATCGGGTCCTCGCGTGTGCGCATGTCGTACGAGGCGAAGGCGAGCGGGGCGACCAGCGCTGTCGGCAGGTGCAGGGTGAACGTTGTCGTCACTGCGGCCTCGAGCCGGTAGCCGGCGGGTGGGCGGAGCTGGTCCATCAGGACGACACGGCTGTCGGGCTCAAACACGTGCCAGCCCCTCATGGATGTCCGTCACGATGGTCTTCACCGTGCCCCAGCGGTAGTCCAGGCCACCGCCACCACCGCCGCCCCACTGGCCGAGAAGCTTCTGGTTGGCCAGCCGCGCCTGCTTGCCCTTCAAAGCAGCCTCGCGGTTGGCGATCAGCACGCGGAGGGACTCGTTCCTCACTCCGTTGGTGACGATGCCGTCAAGCATGGCACCGACCCACTGGTCGACGAACGCCTGGGTCCGCAGGGAGATGCGCGGGTTCCTGGCGCGAACCGATACCCAGAAGTCCTGCTGGTCCCAGGCGTGGAGTTGGTGACGGAGGTCCCCCAGCTCGTCGAGCCACGCGAAGTACTGGTCGCGGTAGTCCTCGACAGTTGCCCGGACAGTGGTGAAGCCAGCCTGCTCGTAGGCCTCGGCGAGCAGCACGTTATAGAGACGGGTAGCGCCCTT is a window encoding:
- a CDS encoding DUF6884 domain-containing protein, yielding MSTTGYEHCSTPGASDPDSTLFCEEPFALVSCGKAKRSAPSAAADLYTSDSFRKRRAIAEDAGRAWFILSAQHGLVPPDEVLAPYDLALAETGPDYRSAWGAWVVAKLMHKVGPLNSKSVLVLAPAAYADAIRPHLQQAGARLKEPLVGLRQGEQGAWLAAEVRRHRLAGGGPATTAAPVTVASVDDHVREARDAAVAAALVAYRESNEKLHESRLGYADTAEADELLQTDPFAFLLGVVLDEGIRAERAWGGPLELKKRLGHLDPWRVRDQRDDVRAAVAGPPALHRFVEIMAEAIVDAADRVCSTYGGDASRLWAPGSTAAQVDARLRKFRKIGPKKAAMAVELLVTHFGIELAELQGTNVAYDVHVRRVFLRTGLVDRDDIREVTRAARSLYPARPGYLDLPAWLIGRGWCHATGPDCAQCPWAMSARC
- a CDS encoding TRAFAC clade GTPase domain-containing protein, which gives rise to MAPKVKEQNIAVFGESGSGKTVLLSSFYGATQEPSFLSSNLYQVLADDTSQGLRLHANYLKMSKAAQVPPTNRFDAVPYSFTIRPKDGDGAAAAPSSSFGALRLVWHDYPGQWFEQDPSSDEVSRRRVETFTKLLKSDVALVLVDGQKLLDYAGEEEKYFRMMLGGLRVGLEKLKDDILADGKPLEEFPRIWILALSKADLHPELDVQGFKDLLVEKAAGDIVMLQQTLKGFVQAPEALSLGEDFMLLSSAKFEPGKIEVTERVGLDLILPVATMLPLERVAQWAEKVDMPLRMLGGLVDHANEFAVVLTGAAGTLLTKVLSKVPKVGPVLAPLAVPALAELIKSGGAKLEEIHAQALANRDYLTATLTQFRLDLDRGVKDRLLVKSPW
- a CDS encoding helicase, producing MSERRAFVAQPVLDGLTSFQRNTVEHVIDRFYGDDPTDRFLVADETGLGKTIVARGVIARTVERLQRNDHVDRIDVVYVCSNLDLAHQNLRKLNVTGGAQHGIASRLTLLAKHSRDFTQPGDDGLMKAVNLVSFTPGTSFSSSWRSGTAQERAMLYLLLEKKMRLTGWRAKGALQVLQGTVSTSGRFRDWYVSDLRRQLTHGRAPIVEALDDPELPDCLDPAISRPFLAAAAAGERSLLDEFEDLLQDVRYSKKWDVAWPLVARLRALLARESVRLLTPDLVILDEFQRFRDLLVEDSEAGELAHHLFNYNEEGTDHRAKVLLLSATPFKPFTYAEEAQSGDDHHRDFLEIVRFLAGGREGAVTDGIAEALRDYRNAVVTGRGAADLTHQVRDRLLSVMERTERPRLLTSTMTSERAVPLAPPPADDLRGYVAMQQVARQVGAPFPVSYWKSAPYFVNFMDGYKVADQVRAALADPSRAGEVRALLDRTQQIDFGALDAYEPIDMGNARLRELAARTVDQGWWKLLWVPPSLPYLTPSGPYAEEFAQDVTKRLIFSSWTATPGAVASLLSYEADRLGAGETYRGMTAKERDKDRHNRRNLLGYRMDPEGERERPSSMSTLAIFWPMPGLARVGDPRRPDLHRGEESKHLDPQRLHATVVERLRDDHRVDLPDTAGQRASHWYEALRRPDSTPEGLTADRVQDAASGSTGDDQDSGPGGSDTSRQSSERRFRHIELALRIRGQQQDRTVTDETLDLIARVATHSPGNAAYRALSRIAATQPQVTETGLWQAAARMSSAFRTLFSRPETVLLLDQLIPEQVPYWHKVLQYCAWGNLQAVLDEFVHHVHAAQGGAALDDDGLMDVARSVATALELRPATYELFDPDDPGKQQRIRARFALRFGSRRATEESNRQPVVRQAFNSPFWPFVLATTSVGQEGVDFHWWCHAVMHWNTPANPIDFEQREGRVDRFDGHAVRRNIAARHRRAILTNEEPNPWRVAYELAEDERERLGEFAPHWVYPGPARIERHVAPFPLSIDSARLDEIKRDVALYRLTFGQPRQEDMLELLKVHYSEASPEELEKLRLDLSAPMSDRWDGAAGKAHRVTTAGPPATLVRAEADTVAITHPFPIESGSD
- a CDS encoding phospholipase D family protein — translated: MFEPDSRVVLMDQLRPPAGYRLEAAVTTTFTLHLPTALVAPLAFASYDMRTREDPIAALEAVRACADRVDIFCQAGQIAVPQQASDLMAFLEPMLHPVHRPRPGYLFHPKIWFLRYTAEDLPDAYRLICSTRNLADSRAWDAVVTLEGIAGGRRHDSNRSLARFLRQLPNWAVTDLAPERLARVNDLADRAERVDWSLPDHVSEMHFHAFGVPRLRAEPDFTGYRHLVISPFLDAAGIRHVSGANTRDVALVSRPEALDALGPESLAGLRRPGGEAVFVLDPLANADITAVEATTTEAGDARSAQPGSTKEPGSSASELVGLHAKVTVVERNRGETHVFIGSANATSAAYGGNVEFVVELVGRSQHLGVDAMMTLPDDPQTSANLRTLLQAYAPGADHPIPEEDAAVRDLENLLRTLAAVPFGITVEHVDGTYQLHLTSETELAIPADHVVQLALLTQPGISRTQTESGRTDACFQVVLPDITPFVTMRVTDPHGVTVSTVVHAPLENDPPNRLDEVLARQVDTPEKFLRFLSLLLGLSDPAALWTATTGPDGQSGGAWDPAFGGSTGIFELVVRALADRPEALRDLDRLVRRLRATDQGRNVLPQGFDELWATVMDVLEPREARR
- a CDS encoding DUF6361 family protein; translated protein: MPSTIYWNGLVTFGILRRDTGLDQLASTRQQREAADELASRSRNDWHPTLPPVPQDFPSTLDGGLDMTATEATWLRERILDSVPDSLLAHVVASDQPPIPDSAYPWRDETCQSASDPAARFLHHAQLFSLAVKGATRLYNVLLAEAYEQAGFTTVRATVEDYRDQYFAWLDELGDLRHQLHAWDQQDFWVSVRARNPRISLRTQAFVDQWVGAMLDGIVTNGVRNESLRVLIANREAALKGKQARLANQKLLGQWGGGGGGGLDYRWGTVKTIVTDIHEGLARV